From the genome of Maridesulfovibrio ferrireducens:
TCTGCCAGACTTGAGAGCAGGGCGTAAAGTTCGGTTGAGGATGCTGAGTCCCCGTCAATTCCGCCGTATGATTGCTCAAAGGCGATACTTGCGGTGAGGGATAGAGGTTTATCCTGTGCGAATTTTTGCCTTAAGAATCCGGATAAAATGAATATTCCTTTGTTATGAGTGGGGCCGGACATATCGGACTCACGCTCAATGTTAATAATTCCTCCTTTACCCATGGCGGTCACAGCTGTGATTCGCGATGGTTTTCCGAAGGAATAATCGCCGAGAGAATATACAGCCAGCCCGTTAACCTGACCGACTTCTGCTCCGTCGGTATCGACATAGATACTGCCGCGGTCGATCATTTCCTGAAGCCGCTCTTCCATTTGGTTGGAGCGTTTTCTGTGGGCATTGATAGCTTTATCTACATGGTCAGAGGTTACGAATGTTGATCCGTTGCGGCCTGCAAAGTAGTTTGCTTCTCCCATAAGGTCTGCCAGCAAAGGAAACGATGTTGATATTTTTTCTTGTCGTCCCGACATTCGCACTGATTGTTCGATAATGGCGGCCACACCTGAGCGGTCAAAATCCATCAGTTTATCTTTTTTAACCATATTGCTTACGAAGCTTGAAACAGCGGTAACCGCGTCATTATCAAGGTCCATAGATGTTTCAAAATCTGCTCTGACTTTGAATATTTTTGAAACATCTGGGTCATAATGACGAAGCAATTGGTAAAGGTGCGGTTCACCTAGAACAACAACTTTAACGTCCATTTCAATAGGTTCAGGTTTTAGACCTGACGGAGATATGAAGTAATAAGGGTCAAAGGTTTGAATTTCTATTTTTTCAGTTTTAAGCGACCGTTTGAGGGTGGGCCATACTCCGGGTTCTACAATGGAGTCCATGAGGTTGATGACAAGATAACCGCCGTTCGCCTTAATAAATGAACCCGCCTGAATTTTCGTAAAGTCAGTGCGCCATCCACCGTGTCGGTCCATAACTCTTTCAATTGATCCGAACAGGTTTCGGTAAGTAGGGTAGGTTTCAAAAATTACAGGAGGACTGGTTTGTTCGGAGTTATCCACCAGTAAATTTACCTGATAAGGATGAAGAATAGCTTCTGCCTGTGGCGGCATAAACATCATTCCACCTTCACCCGGTTGCGGTTTTTTGCCGATCATTCTCAACGATTCAAGATCGTCGCTCATATGCTCAAGCATATCTTCAAAATGTTTACATATTTTTTCGTCAGAATATTTTTCTCGTAACGTGCTGATCAGGTCTAGAGCCAGAGTCATGAACATCATTTTGTCCACTTCTTCGCTTTTCTTTTTAACCTCTTTTTGCAACTTGCGGACTTGTAGCAGTATGTTGTCTACATCATCTTTCAGCTCTTTTTGTCTTTCTTTAAGTCTGTCAAATTCTTCACGCGGAAAACGGCCCTTTTCAACCTTTTCTTCCAGCTGAATCATCCGCATCGGTTCGCCGTCAACTAACGGCACTACGTCCGGGCGTTGAAAGGGGCCCATTTGCATGTTTACAATGACTAGTCCGGAATCTTTCACTTTATCTTCGATTCCTTGAAAGAATTCTCGGGTTTGTTTTTCATGCAGTTCGATAATTTCATTTTTACGTGCGATGTATTCCTGACTTTCAAATAATTGAGGAACTTCACGTTTGATATTTTCTAAAAAGTCGTGGATATCTTTTTTAAAAATAGAACCTTCGCCTGCTGCCATGCGGATAAGGATAGGCGATTCTGTTGCTTTAAAATTATTTACGTAGAGAAGGTCATCCGGGCTATTATCTGATTTAGATAAGTCCTTGAGAAGTTTTTTGACAGTAGCCTGTTTACCGGTTCCTGCCGGGCCGGTTACAAAAATATTATATCCTTTCAGGGGCATGCCCATTCCGAATTTAAAAGCTTCGACGCCACGGCTTTGTCCGATGATCTCTTCGTCTACTTCAAGGTCTTTTGTCGAGTTGAAGGGTAGCTCTTCGGGAACAAGGGTCCATCGGAGTTGTTCCTGCTTGAGTTCTCTGCTTTCAAGGGTAGAAGTCATACTGATCTCCGTATTGAATTCTATTCAGCGGTTATGAAGATTGTTTTTTGCGGTTTAATGATGCACTTGAGCAGGACTATTTCCAGTACTCCATCCTTAAATGTGGCTCTTACATTTTCCGGATCGACCCGGCATGGAAGTGGGATAGTCTTTTTAAAATGGTTGGTTTTTCGGCCGCCTTGGAAGGTGACCTTTTTTTCACCGGAAATAGTCATAGTCGTTTCAGTAACAGAAACTCCCAGATCTTCAGCCTGAAAGCCGGGCATGGTGGTTCTCACCATAAGTGATTCATTCTGTTCTTTCATTTCAGTTCTGGGGGTGCAGTCAATTATTCCGCAAACTGAAGGGATGCCGTAATCCACACATAGACTGTCAAAGAGTCTATCCATATCATTTTTAAGTTTTTCTATTTCCCGGCTTCCCCACGAAGTAAGATTGGGCATGTGTAATCTCCTTATTATATCTAGTGGGAATATAAGTTGTATATAAGTTATCACATGGCTGAAAAGATTAGCAACTGCTTTAACAAGGAAAACCAGTTTTTACTTGATTTGGTAAAAACTAATGTGTTTTGAGGGTGCAAGTGGAATAATTAAGCAAAAAATGTGATTTTAATCTTATAAATAGAACGAAGTTGTGTTTTTGTACTGGTTCAGCCTTGCATGTTCATGGTTCATAAGATATTTGGTTCATCTCTTCAGGATTGTTAAAAAAGACATAGAAAGTGTTTTTGATATGTTTTTAATTATCCTGATCATGTGGAACGTAATAAATTTTTGAGGAGTGAACATGAAAAGATTATTAGTAATTCTTATGGTTGCTATGATGTTGGCCTTCGCAGTCATGGCTCAGGCTTCTGATGATTCATGGAACAAAGTTAAGGATAGCGGAAAGCTCGCAATCGGGCTTGATGATGCTTTCCCTCCAATGGGCTTCCGTCTTGACGACGGCAAACTTGTCGGCTTTGATATTGATGCGGCAGAAGAAGTTGGAAAGCGCCTCGGAGTTAAGATTGTTTGGCAGCCTACCGCATGGGACGGCGTTATTCACTCTCTCAATTCAAATAAATTTGACTGTATCTGGAATGGCATGACTATCACTGCTGAACGTCAGGCCAAGGTTCTTTTTTCAAAGCCTTACATCATGGACGGACAGATTGCAGTTGTTGCTATGGGTAACAAAGACGTTAAGTCTTCTAAAGAACTCGGCGGCAAAATCGTTGGTGTTCAGAAAGGTTCCCCTGCTTTGGAAGCTGCAAAGAGTCTGAAACCTGCTCCTGTTGAAATTCGTGAATATGACACCAACCCTAAAGCATTCCTCGACCTCGAAGCCGGTCGTATTTCTGCTGTTGTTGTTGATAACATTGCAGGTCGTTACTACATGTCCACCCGTCCCGGAAAATACATGGGTCTGCCCGGATTCATTTCCAGCGAACCTTTCGGTATTGCTTTCCGCATGAATGATAAATCCCTTGAAGAAAAAGTTCAGTCCGTTATTGATGCAATGGTTGCTGACGGAACAATGGGTAAAATCTCCCGCAAGTGGTTCGGTGAAGATATTACCAATCCTGCTAAATGGTAAAAAATGATTACTTTAGATAATAAATTCGGAAAGAGCGGGGCTTTTTTGGCCTCGCTCTTTCTCTTGCTTACCCTTCTTACGGTTACGGCTGTTTCAGAAGCCGGAGAAAAGTCCGACGCGATTCTTAAACAGGCGCGCGACGCTCTGTCGCTTGGTCATATTGATCAGGCACAGGTTTTATTTGAGCAAATTCCTGCTCCCGGACCGGAAGGTGATGACGGTGAGTTTGTATATTCCCGTATGCAGCTTGCACGGCTTAATTTTTCTCTTAAAGATCTGAATCAGGCTAAAAAATACAGCGAAGAGATTATTGCGGTTTATCCTGATAATATTGAAGCTAAAAATTTTATAGCATCTGTGGATAGATCTATGCGTCCTCAGTGGCGTCAGATTGTAGATGACTGTTTGCGTTTTTTGCCGTCGCTCCTTAAAGGCGCGACCATGACGCTTGTGCTCGTATTTTTTACAATGTTAGTTTCTCCCATCGGCGGACTACTCATTGCGTTGGGTAAGATCAGTAAGGTTCAGCCTTTTTCTGGCATAAGCTGGTTTATTATTTGGTTTTTTCGCGGCACACCGCTTCTTTTACAACTTTTCTTCATTTATTATGGGTTGCCGGCGATGGGGATTACTTTATCCCCGCTTGTTTCAGCCCTGATCGGTTTGGGTATTAACTATTCCGCGTATCTTGCTGAAATTATACGAGCTGGAATTCAATCAATTGATCATGGACAGACCGAAGCAGCTAAAGCTTTAGGAATGACCTACTCCCAGACCATGCGCCGGGTTATAATTCCTCAGACTTATAAGAGAATTATTCCTCCGTTTGCCAATGAATTTATTGCTCTTATCAAGGATACAGCACTTGTTTCAACCATCGCGATGGTTGAGCTTATGCGTGCGGCAGATCAGATGTTCAACGCATATTTCAACATCACTGTGCTTGTTCTTGCTGCATTTATTTATCTTATTTTTACAACCGTGTTCACCTTTGCTTTCGAGAAACTCGAATATAAGGTGGGGGTATACGAAAGGCGTTAAATGGAAACCATTTTAGAATTAAAACAGGTTGTTAAATCTTTCGGCTCTCTCACTGCGGTCAATCATATCGACCTGAAAATTAAGCGCGGAGAGAAGGTTGTTATTGTCGGCCCAAGCGGGTCTGGCAAATCCACTCTTTTGCGGACAATGAATTTCTTAGAAACCATTGATTCCGGTGAAATATTATTTGAGAAAGAACCTTGCGGATATGTAACCCGCGGCGATAAACTGGTACTTGATTCTCAAAAGAAGCTTTGTGCTTTACGCTCTGAAATCGGCATGGTTTTTCAGCAGTTCAATCTTTTCCCGCACATGACAGTTCTCCAGAATGTGATGGAAGGGCAGGTAACTGTACTGAAAAAAAGCAAAGCTGAAGCGAAAGATACAGCTTATAAAATGCTTGATAAAGTAGGTCTTCCTGATCGCTCGGATGTTTATCCGGTGACTCTTTCAGGCGGACAGAAACAGCGTGTCGCTATTGCCCGCGCACTTGCAATGCAACCCAAAATGATGCTTTTTGACGAGCCTACGTCTGCGCTTGATCCTGAACTTGTCGGAGAAGTTTTCGACACAATTCGGTCGCTTGCAAACGAAGGAATGACTATGGTAATCGTCACCCATAATATGGGATTTGCTCGCGAAGTTGCGGATACGGTAATTTTTATGGAACAGGGAGATTTTATTGCAAAGGGAACTCCTGATGAATTCTTTTCTTCTAAGGTTTTGCATCCGAGAATCAGCGAGTTTTTAGACAAGCTGTTATAGATATCTCCTCCCGGGGAAACCGGTAACGAGCCGGAACTGAAAGTAGAGACGCCTGCGGATTATTCCGCAGGCGTCTTGTTTTGTGTGCTTGCAGTTAATGGCTTGCTGTTTTAATAGTGGCATTAATGAATAAAGTAATATCAGACTTTTATAGAGTTTTCATCCGGCCTATTGATCCTGGTCTGTTTATCACACGGTATGCGGCTAAGTCTGTTGTTGCGTGCGCCGTGGCTCTTGCCATTGCTTATTTTTCGGGCGTGACAGAGCAATTTCTTCCATGGTGTGTCTACGGTTCTGTGATAGTAGTTCTGTTCAGGGCCGGTAGTACTTTGAAAAAACGTAAAATTGTTGCGGCGACGCTTTGCTTGATTGTTGCCTGCCTTGTGCCTGTCTCTACTTTTATCGCCAACTATTCCATAATCTCGGAAGTGTACCTTTTTATTCTGGCTTTTCTGGTATTTTTTATACCTGTTGTCGGAGTGTCCGCTGCGACAATCGGAATAGGCGTGCTTATTGTTAATCTTATCGCTCTAAACTCTCCTGAACCTTTTATTACCGGACTTTGCCGTTCAGGATATGTGCTTTATGGAAGTTTCATTTCTTACCTTATCCTTTTTTATCTATGGCCGATGCGCCCTGAAAAGGTTTTGTCTAAAGCCGGAGGTTTGGCTTTAACAGATATAGGTGATTATTTCAGGTGCGTGGCCGGTTCTCTCGGCGGCAAAAAGGATCAAGAAGAATTGTCTGAGATTCATGAAAGATCTGTCGCCTCGCTTAGGCGTTACAGGAGGTTCATGGAAGCAATGAATGTTGATCCAGTAAAAGAGCTGGGCAAATATGAAGGGCCGTCCGCCCTGTATGCTTTACTTATCAGAATGCTTGAGGCTGTTGTCGGGCTTGCTAACAGTCGGCGGTTTGCAGAGCATAGTCCTATTTTCTCAGGGCTTCGTTTAAAATTTTCACAGCTGGCATTGAAAAGCTCTATTGTTTTTGATGTGCTTGCCGCTAATCTTTCTACGGGAAAAGGTGGCGTCGATTTGTCTGAGATAAATACGGGAATTGCGGAACTTGAACGAGAGTTGCTGGATTTGGGGGCGTATAAAAAAGACGAAGGGTTGCGCGACGAATTTCTTGAAGCTTGGGGGGCTCTATACGGTCTCCGAAATCTCTGTTTTGAATTCGAGGAGATGTGCCGGGTTTGTAGAGGCGGTGGCAAATAATGTTTAAAGCCATATTTGGAACTTTGCGTCAGGAATTCCGTCTTGATTCGATTCCTTTTCAGCATGCGGTGCGAGCTGCTTTGGCGATCACCATAGCGGTAGTTGCCTCAAAATTTTTAGATTTACGCCATGCGATATGGCTCCCTGTAAGTGTCATCGTCGTGATGCGGCCATCCGTCGGCGGAACACTGCGTATCGGCTGGCGGAGATTGTGGGGGACTGTGCTGGGTGCGGCGCTTGGGGTGGGGATTCTCTTTTTGAATCCCGCTAACACTGTACTCATTTCGCTGATTGCTCTTTCTTTTTTTCTAGTTATTTTGTTACGGGTTTTTAGCTATACAGCCTTTTCATGCGCTCTGACAGCCGGAATTATTTTATTGCTTGGCATGCTTTTTACCGACGGGTGGCAATTCGGGCTTGAAAGAATTCTTGATACTGTTCTCGGGGTGGGAATCGGGATAGCGGCCTCTTTCGGGGTGTGGCCGAATATGGCGCGTAAAAATCTGCGCAAAAAAATGTTTGAACTGGTTCATACACAAGCGGTACATTTTGAAAAGCTGACTGATTCATATCTTCACGACAGCGTCAGTGAAAGTGATCTTGTATCAACTCGTATTGATGCTTCTATAAAACTTGATCAATGTTCTGAGATATTTAGAGAGGCTGCGGCAGAACCGGGGCTGCGAGGGTGGCAGCGTGATAATCTTACCCGTTTAATACGGGTTTTTACACGTATGCACAGATTGCTGACCGCTATGTCGACAATTATCCGCAGAGGTTATGGCGGGCCGCTTTCACCTATAGCTGACGGGATGAAAAATATTTTGCAGGTGACGCAGGATCATTATGCGTGGCTTGAATGTTACGCTTTGCATCCCGATGAGTGTCGACCTGTTCCTGATTTTGAAAAGGCCGTAAACGATTTTATACGTACTGTCGGTGATGCTCGAATTCGTGGTGACTTTGAAGATGTTCCGCTTGAAAGGCGTAACAATATCTCGGCTTTTATCTGGAACATCCGCTCGCTGGGTGCTGAGATTGATCGTGCCGGCAGAAGACTTCATGAGTTGCGGCACGGGCGGGAATCTAATTTAACAAAAGGAAAGTAATCAATGTCGCAAAACGATATCCCGTACACTTTTGACCGCGTGTTCAGACTGGCGCTGGCGGCCGGTTCTATCTGGCTTACTGTTCTTTTGCTTTCTTCTTTGAGTGATGTGTTGCTACCGTTTGCGGTTGCTCTGACTCTGGCATATTTGCTTAATCCGCTTGTTGAATTGACCGGCCGGATCATCAAAAACAGGATGGCGGCGGTGGTCGTAACACTGACCGTAATAATTGTGCCTGTAGGAAAACTTTTATGTTTAGCCATGAGTATGGTGGGTTCTGAGCTGAGTCATATCGGAAAGCTATTTGCGATTCTTGTTAATGATTCGGCTGCGGCAAAGCGTGCTGCTGAATATCTGCCCGCAGATATCTGGAAGTTTTTGACCGACCTTGCTCAGCAGGATGATGTTCGTCAATTTTTGAGTGAATCGGGTGTGGCAAATATGCTTCATGCCGCAGCTCAGAAAGCCCTGCCCGGAATCTGGAATCTGGTAAGTGGTTCCGCGCAAGTGTTTGCTGCGCTCGCAGGTGTGTTTGTGATCATTCTTTATCTGGTTTTTCTGCTGGCTGATTATGATAAGCTTCGCAGCTGGCGTTCTCATTTGCCGGAAAAATATCGCGCACGAGTCTCTTCATTTATTGATGAATTTACCAATATCACAAATCGCTATTTCCGCACGCAGGCACTTATTGCGCTTATTATCGGGTGTTTGTTTTCAGCAGGATTTATGCTTATAGATTTACCCTTGGCCATATTGTTAGGGTTGCTCATAGGGTTGCTCAACATGGTGCCATATCTGCAAATAGCAGGACTTGTGCCTGCATTCTTGTTTGCAGGATTAAGTGCGCTTGCAACTGGCGGCAGCTTGTGGGGCGGTTTCGCCGGAGTCGCAGCTGTGTTTGCGGTAGTGCAAATAATTCAGGACGCAGTGCTTGTACCAAAGCTTCAGGGCGAAAGTCTTGGTTTGTCACCGTGGATGATTCTGCTGTCGCTGTCAGTGTGGGGAAAACTTCTCGGATTTCTCGGGCTGGTTATGGCCTTGCCGCTTAGTTGCATGGCGCTGGCTGTTTATCGGCAGTATACTGCGGCGCGGGAGAAGAAAAGTTTTGAAGAGGCTGACATTAATCCCTGATTAGAGTAGTTAAGGGAGTGTGACGAATATTTATAAGTAGCTCAGTGGAAACTTCGTTGGAGTTCCTCGTTACGCTGCGGTTTTGTGCTGAAGACTTCTGCCCTTGAAAATTGTATTTACATTACTGGGAGTGGAAGAGTGAATGAGCGTTCTTTTAAGTTTATTTTTGTAAAGATAGCCGTAGCAGGCTGCCTGTTGCTGGGGCTGTCTGGTATTGTTGCCTATCTTCCAGGATTTGAACTGTTAGGTCGTGTCCGTTCTGATTACATTCCCATGGCGCCCAGCACATCTTGTTCTTTTATTGTTCTATCACTTGCAACCTTGGGCCTTGTTAAAAAGAATCTTCCAATTCTGGTTCAACGAATTGTTGTCATTGCAATAGCTTTGGCAGCAATTTTTGGTTTGTTGGAATTCTTACAATTATTTTCTGCGATAGATCTTAGTCTCGAAGACAAAATTTTCCCTGAACTTGGAACAATGAACGGTGTCCCGGTCGGCCGAATGTCTCCGAGTACCGGCTTTCTTTTCTTTTTCTCAGGCACAACATTACTCTGTCTTTTTTTAAGCAAGAATCGTTCTGATTCCAATAATAGAAATCTAAATCAAATGGCAGGGATACTTTCGTCTTTAGTCTTATTTTCTGCGGTGACGTTTGTGCTGGGATATGCGTATGGCACACCCCTTTTATATGGTAATCATATAATCCCGATGGCGTTTACGACTGCTATTGGATTTGGGCTTCTTGGCGTGGCGCTTATTGCTTCTAATGGAAGAGATTTTTACCCGCTGAGTTCTTTTAGTGGTAGCTCAACACGTGCTCTGTTGATGCGGGCATTTCTGCCTTTAATTATTTTTGTTGTACTCGTGCAAGGAGTTGTTGTTCGAGTATTCCCTCTGCTTGAAGGTGTGAATGAAGCCCTTTTCTCTGCTTTTTTGGTTGTATTCTACGCACTTCTTGCCGGAATTGTTGTAAATAAGGTTTCAAAAAAGGTTGGAGACCAAATTGATTTAGCTGAGGCCGCGTTGCTTTCAAGTAAACGTCGCTTGCAGGAAGTTGTTTCCAAATCTCCTATTCCTATATTTCTTATAAATTATAATGGAGAAGTCGAGTTACTTAATCAAGCGTTCACAAGGGTACTTGGTTACACAATAAAT
Proteins encoded in this window:
- a CDS encoding Lon protease family protein — translated: MTSTLESRELKQEQLRWTLVPEELPFNSTKDLEVDEEIIGQSRGVEAFKFGMGMPLKGYNIFVTGPAGTGKQATVKKLLKDLSKSDNSPDDLLYVNNFKATESPILIRMAAGEGSIFKKDIHDFLENIKREVPQLFESQEYIARKNEIIELHEKQTREFFQGIEDKVKDSGLVIVNMQMGPFQRPDVVPLVDGEPMRMIQLEEKVEKGRFPREEFDRLKERQKELKDDVDNILLQVRKLQKEVKKKSEEVDKMMFMTLALDLISTLREKYSDEKICKHFEDMLEHMSDDLESLRMIGKKPQPGEGGMMFMPPQAEAILHPYQVNLLVDNSEQTSPPVIFETYPTYRNLFGSIERVMDRHGGWRTDFTKIQAGSFIKANGGYLVINLMDSIVEPGVWPTLKRSLKTEKIEIQTFDPYYFISPSGLKPEPIEMDVKVVVLGEPHLYQLLRHYDPDVSKIFKVRADFETSMDLDNDAVTAVSSFVSNMVKKDKLMDFDRSGVAAIIEQSVRMSGRQEKISTSFPLLADLMGEANYFAGRNGSTFVTSDHVDKAINAHRKRSNQMEERLQEMIDRGSIYVDTDGAEVGQVNGLAVYSLGDYSFGKPSRITAVTAMGKGGIINIERESDMSGPTHNKGIFILSGFLRQKFAQDKPLSLTASIAFEQSYGGIDGDSASSTELYALLSSLADVPLRQDIAVTGSVNQKGEVQPIGGVNQKIEGFYMCCKHAGLTGKQGVMIPEPNVKDLMLRKDVVEAVKEGKFHIWSVENIAQGVEILTGIKAGESDSKNGYPADSIYGKANTRLIDLAEGLKKFNATDDESKEKKTSSGGCCSG
- a CDS encoding Hsp20/alpha crystallin family protein; translated protein: MPNLTSWGSREIEKLKNDMDRLFDSLCVDYGIPSVCGIIDCTPRTEMKEQNESLMVRTTMPGFQAEDLGVSVTETTMTISGEKKVTFQGGRKTNHFKKTIPLPCRVDPENVRATFKDGVLEIVLLKCIIKPQKTIFITAE
- a CDS encoding amino acid ABC transporter substrate-binding protein, whose product is MKRLLVILMVAMMLAFAVMAQASDDSWNKVKDSGKLAIGLDDAFPPMGFRLDDGKLVGFDIDAAEEVGKRLGVKIVWQPTAWDGVIHSLNSNKFDCIWNGMTITAERQAKVLFSKPYIMDGQIAVVAMGNKDVKSSKELGGKIVGVQKGSPALEAAKSLKPAPVEIREYDTNPKAFLDLEAGRISAVVVDNIAGRYYMSTRPGKYMGLPGFISSEPFGIAFRMNDKSLEEKVQSVIDAMVADGTMGKISRKWFGEDITNPAKW
- a CDS encoding amino acid ABC transporter permease (The N-terminal region of this protein, as described by TIGR01726, is a three transmembrane segment that identifies a subfamily of ABC transporter permease subunits, which specificities that include histidine, arginine, glutamine, glutamate, L-cystine (sic), the opines (in Agrobacterium) octopine and nopaline, etc.) — translated: MITLDNKFGKSGAFLASLFLLLTLLTVTAVSEAGEKSDAILKQARDALSLGHIDQAQVLFEQIPAPGPEGDDGEFVYSRMQLARLNFSLKDLNQAKKYSEEIIAVYPDNIEAKNFIASVDRSMRPQWRQIVDDCLRFLPSLLKGATMTLVLVFFTMLVSPIGGLLIALGKISKVQPFSGISWFIIWFFRGTPLLLQLFFIYYGLPAMGITLSPLVSALIGLGINYSAYLAEIIRAGIQSIDHGQTEAAKALGMTYSQTMRRVIIPQTYKRIIPPFANEFIALIKDTALVSTIAMVELMRAADQMFNAYFNITVLVLAAFIYLIFTTVFTFAFEKLEYKVGVYERR
- a CDS encoding amino acid ABC transporter ATP-binding protein; translated protein: METILELKQVVKSFGSLTAVNHIDLKIKRGEKVVIVGPSGSGKSTLLRTMNFLETIDSGEILFEKEPCGYVTRGDKLVLDSQKKLCALRSEIGMVFQQFNLFPHMTVLQNVMEGQVTVLKKSKAEAKDTAYKMLDKVGLPDRSDVYPVTLSGGQKQRVAIARALAMQPKMMLFDEPTSALDPELVGEVFDTIRSLANEGMTMVIVTHNMGFAREVADTVIFMEQGDFIAKGTPDEFFSSKVLHPRISEFLDKLL
- a CDS encoding FUSC family protein, with translation MFKAIFGTLRQEFRLDSIPFQHAVRAALAITIAVVASKFLDLRHAIWLPVSVIVVMRPSVGGTLRIGWRRLWGTVLGAALGVGILFLNPANTVLISLIALSFFLVILLRVFSYTAFSCALTAGIILLLGMLFTDGWQFGLERILDTVLGVGIGIAASFGVWPNMARKNLRKKMFELVHTQAVHFEKLTDSYLHDSVSESDLVSTRIDASIKLDQCSEIFREAAAEPGLRGWQRDNLTRLIRVFTRMHRLLTAMSTIIRRGYGGPLSPIADGMKNILQVTQDHYAWLECYALHPDECRPVPDFEKAVNDFIRTVGDARIRGDFEDVPLERRNNISAFIWNIRSLGAEIDRAGRRLHELRHGRESNLTKGK
- a CDS encoding AI-2E family transporter, yielding MSQNDIPYTFDRVFRLALAAGSIWLTVLLLSSLSDVLLPFAVALTLAYLLNPLVELTGRIIKNRMAAVVVTLTVIIVPVGKLLCLAMSMVGSELSHIGKLFAILVNDSAAAKRAAEYLPADIWKFLTDLAQQDDVRQFLSESGVANMLHAAAQKALPGIWNLVSGSAQVFAALAGVFVIILYLVFLLADYDKLRSWRSHLPEKYRARVSSFIDEFTNITNRYFRTQALIALIIGCLFSAGFMLIDLPLAILLGLLIGLLNMVPYLQIAGLVPAFLFAGLSALATGGSLWGGFAGVAAVFAVVQIIQDAVLVPKLQGESLGLSPWMILLSLSVWGKLLGFLGLVMALPLSCMALAVYRQYTAAREKKSFEEADINP